GTGAAGGGTTAAAGAATCTTGACAAGGTGACCGCCAATTCGCTTCTCTCCAAATATCCCCAAATCGAATGGCATAAAGCCAAAGCCTTAAGGGACATAATCAGTCATCATTATTTCGATGTGAATGCTGAAGCAATTTTTGATGTAT
The nucleotide sequence above comes from Desulfobacterales bacterium. Encoded proteins:
- a CDS encoding DUF86 domain-containing protein; the protein is EGLKNLDKVTANSLLSKYPQIEWHKAKALRDIISHHYFDVNAEAIFDVCKNHIPALGEMILKIKNEFKT